In a genomic window of Muntiacus reevesi chromosome 1, mMunRee1.1, whole genome shotgun sequence:
- the LOC136163747 gene encoding small ribosomal subunit protein uS14-like codes for MGHQQLYWNHPRKFCQTSRSCQVCSNWHGLIQKYGLNMCRQCFCQYAKDIGFIELD; via the coding sequence ATGGGTCACCAGCAGCTCTACTGGAACCATCCGAGAAAATTCTGCCAGACTTCTCGCTCTTGCCAGGTCTGCTCAAACTGGCACGGTCTGATCCAGAAATATGGCCTCAATATGTGCCGCCAGTGTTTCTGCCAGTATGCGAAGGACATCGGCTTCATTGAGTTGGACTAA